From Methanosarcina lacustris Z-7289, one genomic window encodes:
- a CDS encoding RRXRR domain-containing protein, translating to MLVFVINQNKKPLMPCKPSIARKLLQAGKAKVVRNTPFTIKLLFGSSGYTQPVIAGMDTGSKVVGCAAIANGKVLYQSEIYLRENVSKKMEQRKMYRRTRRGRKTRYRPARFANRGNSRRERKIGSFHQKQT from the coding sequence ATGTTAGTTTTCGTAATCAATCAAAACAAAAAACCACTAATGCCCTGTAAACCTTCAATAGCCAGAAAGCTACTGCAAGCAGGCAAGGCAAAAGTGGTCCGAAATACTCCATTCACCATCAAGTTACTTTTCGGAAGCAGTGGGTATACTCAACCTGTAATTGCAGGGATGGATACCGGCTCTAAGGTCGTGGGCTGTGCAGCCATTGCTAACGGAAAAGTGTTGTATCAGTCCGAAATCTACCTTAGAGAAAACGTTTCAAAAAAGATGGAACAACGGAAGATGTACCGGAGAACCAGAAGAGGTAGAAAAACAAGGTATAGACCTGCAAGATTTGCTAACCGGGGAAATTCAAGGAGAGAAAGGAAGATTGGCTCCTTCCATCAAAAGCAAACTTGA
- a CDS encoding RRXRR domain-containing protein, producing the protein MAPSIKSKLEAHFREKMFVESLLPVTEWKVELASFDIHKITNPEVSGIGYQEGDLKGFYNVKAYVLDRDGYTCQHCRGKSKDSRLHCHHIVFRSQKGTDAPENLITLCETCHKALHNGEFKLSGNKSKTKHATEIGILKSQIRKSGWSFAETFGYETKYRREQVLKLLKTHYFDAVAICCRDDQNVEVEDSVLLKRNVSRGDYQQRTGKRSEKKIPTGKLFGLRKFDLVKTSKGIGFVKGKRSSGFFAISDLFGNKISDSVNVKKKCRRLSARSTTLVQMVQMTHSSPTCHFRQAGTVEEGVSC; encoded by the coding sequence TTGGCTCCTTCCATCAAAAGCAAACTTGAAGCTCATTTCCGGGAAAAGATGTTTGTGGAATCCCTGCTTCCTGTAACGGAATGGAAGGTAGAGCTTGCTTCCTTTGATATTCACAAAATAACAAATCCGGAGGTTTCCGGGATCGGATATCAGGAAGGGGACCTTAAAGGTTTCTACAATGTCAAAGCTTACGTTCTGGATCGGGACGGCTACACCTGCCAGCACTGCAGGGGAAAGTCAAAGGATTCCCGGCTGCATTGCCATCATATCGTTTTCAGGTCACAGAAGGGAACAGATGCACCAGAAAACCTGATAACGCTCTGTGAAACCTGTCACAAAGCCCTGCACAATGGAGAATTCAAGCTTTCAGGGAACAAGTCAAAAACAAAACATGCAACTGAAATCGGGATCCTCAAATCCCAAATCCGGAAATCCGGCTGGAGTTTTGCAGAGACTTTCGGGTACGAAACAAAGTACAGGAGAGAGCAGGTCTTGAAGTTGTTAAAAACACATTACTTTGATGCTGTTGCTATTTGTTGTAGGGACGATCAGAATGTAGAGGTAGAAGATTCGGTTTTACTAAAAAGAAACGTTAGCAGGGGGGATTATCAGCAAAGGACAGGAAAAAGATCCGAAAAGAAAATACCTACCGGGAAACTGTTTGGGCTCAGGAAATTTGATCTTGTAAAAACAAGTAAAGGAATAGGGTTTGTTAAAGGCAAAAGATCTTCCGGATTCTTTGCTATTTCGGATCTGTTTGGAAACAAAATATCAGATAGTGTTAATGTTAAGAAAAAATGCAGGAGACTGAGTGCGAGGAGTACAACATTAGTTCAGATGGTACAGATGACGCATTCCTCCCCCACCTGCCATTTCCGGCAAGCCGGAACTGTCGAGGAAGGGGTCTCCTGCTGA
- a CDS encoding tetratricopeptide repeat protein: protein MGKTPLKGGGRVDNAGDTAFDRRNKALAPYDKALQRKPDDAAAWAGKAAVYLRHRMYSDSLKAFEKALEIEPSNPAYLYEKGFVLLQLNRDEDALQAFDRLLEIKPNSDKTWNLRTSVLCRLGQHKKALAASEKALATNPKFAGAWNAKGSVLVDLGEYEAALIAYDAALKINPDLSRAWEGKGFALFRLDRHVEALIAYDAALKINPDNAKIWVGKGLVHLKLGKYKKALGPCSQAILIKPDFAEAWYCKGMALSGLEKDEEALGALDRALRIKPDYAEARKARNSLSSKLGFDLDEEEEDEREEKKPEVRRSVWTRKEPTSEIMKKTRGQGREQRGEGPKKSEWTRREPKGEETEKSWGRGTEQRGERTEKSVWTRREPEREETEKKVGRGREKKK from the coding sequence ATGGGCAAAACCCCCCTGAAAGGTGGAGGCAGGGTTGATAATGCCGGTGACACAGCCTTTGACCGCCGGAATAAAGCACTTGCTCCTTACGATAAAGCCCTTCAGAGAAAACCTGATGATGCAGCCGCCTGGGCAGGCAAAGCCGCAGTGTATCTAAGGCACAGGATGTACAGTGATTCCCTGAAAGCCTTTGAAAAAGCTCTTGAAATCGAGCCTTCAAATCCTGCATATCTCTACGAAAAAGGTTTCGTGCTCCTTCAGCTCAACAGGGATGAAGATGCCCTGCAGGCTTTTGACAGGCTACTTGAAATAAAGCCGAACAGCGATAAGACCTGGAACCTGAGAACCTCGGTCCTTTGCAGGCTCGGGCAGCACAAAAAAGCCCTTGCAGCCTCTGAAAAAGCCCTTGCCACCAACCCCAAATTTGCGGGCGCCTGGAACGCAAAAGGCTCAGTCCTCGTTGACCTTGGCGAATACGAAGCAGCCCTGATAGCCTACGATGCTGCTCTCAAAATAAACCCGGACCTCTCCCGGGCCTGGGAAGGCAAAGGCTTTGCTCTCTTCCGCCTAGATAGGCATGTGGAAGCCCTAATAGCCTATGATGCCGCTCTCAAAATAAACCCAGACAATGCAAAGATCTGGGTCGGAAAAGGCCTTGTCCACCTCAAGCTCGGCAAATATAAAAAAGCGCTTGGACCGTGCAGTCAAGCCATCTTAATAAAGCCTGATTTTGCGGAAGCCTGGTACTGCAAAGGCATGGCACTCTCAGGTCTGGAAAAAGATGAAGAAGCCCTTGGAGCCCTCGATAGAGCCCTCCGGATCAAGCCGGACTATGCCGAAGCCCGAAAAGCCAGAAATTCCTTAAGCTCAAAACTTGGATTCGACCTGGATGAAGAAGAAGAAGATGAAAGAGAAGAGAAAAAGCCGGAAGTAAGGAGGAGCGTATGGACAAGGAAGGAGCCAACAAGCGAGATAATGAAGAAAACCCGGGGACAGGGAAGGGAACAGAGAGGAGAGGGGCCTAAGAAGAGCGAATGGACAAGGAGAGAACCAAAAGGAGAGGAAACTGAGAAAAGTTGGGGTCGGGGAACGGAGCAAAGAGGAGAGAGAACTGAGAAAAGTGTATGGACAAGAAGAGAACCAGAAAGAGAAGAAACTGAGAAAAAAGTGGGAAGAGGACGGGAGAAAAAGAAGTAA
- a CDS encoding carboxymuconolactone decarboxylase family protein gives MPEHPLKVIMEKDPKLFSLLETTHDLAFSEGGIPMKYKLLIAMSLDAANGAVDGVKFLAIQAMQAGATKEEVMETIRVTQYISGSGSVYTAASALNDVL, from the coding sequence ATGCCAGAACATCCCCTTAAAGTTATAATGGAAAAAGATCCTAAATTATTTTCCCTGCTTGAAACCACACATGACCTTGCATTTTCAGAAGGCGGAATACCCATGAAATACAAGCTTCTTATTGCAATGTCGCTTGATGCAGCTAACGGTGCAGTGGACGGGGTAAAGTTCCTTGCAATCCAGGCAATGCAGGCAGGAGCTACAAAAGAAGAGGTTATGGAAACAATAAGAGTGACCCAGTACATTTCTGGATCCGGAAGCGTTTACACAGCTGCAAGTGCCCTGAATGACGTGTTATAA
- a CDS encoding MBL fold metallo-hydrolase encodes MVLISILSTLAVLTISAILFMNLAPQFGAKSRVEALERIEMSPNYKDGKFQNLKNTTVMLKTDWANIQDYFKKRGKTPDWSIPVEKINPERFSENQGSNVGITWFGHSTVLLEFSDKVILFDPVFTNSPSPIWFIGPKRFNKTRPLEIEQLPDIDAVLISHDHYDHLDYGSILKLKDKVKVFYVPLGLGAHLKRWGVNEEQIVELDWWDEVSSENLTFAATPARHFSGRGLFNQNTTLWCSWVIKSDYANIFFSGDSGYDSTISEKIGEKYGPFDFTMMECGQYNIQWGQIHSMPEETVQAHIDLKGKLLMPIHWGAFKLALHDWEEPVERLLKKADALHVKVTTPIIGEQVILNNHIPNSKWWRRNL; translated from the coding sequence ATGGTACTAATTTCAATACTTTCAACACTGGCAGTATTAACAATTTCCGCAATCCTGTTCATGAATTTAGCTCCGCAATTTGGTGCAAAAAGCAGGGTAGAAGCGCTCGAAAGAATTGAAATGTCACCAAATTATAAAGACGGTAAGTTTCAAAATCTTAAGAACACAACTGTTATGCTAAAGACTGATTGGGCAAATATACAGGATTACTTCAAAAAAAGGGGCAAAACTCCTGACTGGTCAATTCCTGTCGAAAAAATTAATCCTGAAAGATTTTCCGAAAATCAGGGTTCTAATGTGGGAATTACCTGGTTTGGACATTCAACAGTTTTATTGGAGTTCTCGGATAAAGTAATCCTGTTTGACCCTGTATTTACAAATTCGCCCTCACCGATCTGGTTTATAGGGCCAAAGAGGTTTAACAAAACGCGACCTCTGGAAATAGAACAACTTCCAGATATCGATGCAGTTTTAATCTCGCACGATCACTATGATCATCTGGACTACGGATCTATTCTTAAACTCAAAGATAAAGTGAAGGTGTTTTATGTACCACTTGGCCTTGGTGCTCATTTGAAACGCTGGGGTGTAAATGAAGAACAGATCGTAGAATTGGACTGGTGGGATGAAGTAAGTTCTGAGAATCTGACTTTTGCAGCAACACCTGCCCGGCATTTTTCAGGGCGTGGATTGTTTAACCAGAATACCACACTCTGGTGTTCGTGGGTAATAAAAAGCGATTATGCAAATATTTTCTTTAGTGGTGATTCCGGTTATGACAGTACCATATCTGAGAAAATAGGAGAAAAATACGGGCCTTTTGATTTTACCATGATGGAGTGCGGACAGTATAATATTCAATGGGGACAAATTCATTCGATGCCGGAGGAAACAGTACAGGCGCACATCGATTTAAAAGGTAAATTGTTGATGCCGATTCACTGGGGAGCATTCAAACTGGCTTTACATGACTGGGAAGAACCCGTCGAACGATTACTCAAAAAAGCTGATGCATTACATGTCAAGGTTACAACACCCATAATCGGAGAACAGGTTATACTTAATAATCACATTCCAAATTCAAAATGGTGGAGAAGAAACCTCTAA
- a CDS encoding TetR/AcrR family transcriptional regulator, producing the protein MDQQVKDKKAAIMDAALKLFTERGFHGTSTAQISKDAGVATGTLFNYFPTKENLINSLYFEVKGRLSRSIRVGIDEEVSFQDKLRRLWSNIIKWGVNSPEEYLFVEQFCSSPYITKITREEVMKEYIFLNELVQEGIASGVLKDYTPELTMTIFFHGTKALVNLILDPNVSLDAEELIENGFRIIWNGLTGK; encoded by the coding sequence ATGGACCAGCAGGTTAAGGATAAAAAAGCCGCAATCATGGACGCGGCCCTGAAACTCTTTACGGAAAGAGGCTTCCACGGCACGTCTACCGCGCAGATTTCAAAGGACGCGGGAGTAGCCACAGGGACCCTTTTCAACTACTTTCCCACCAAGGAAAACCTGATAAACAGCCTCTATTTTGAGGTCAAGGGCAGGTTAAGCCGCAGTATAAGGGTTGGAATAGATGAGGAAGTTTCCTTCCAGGACAAACTGAGAAGATTGTGGTCAAACATTATAAAATGGGGGGTAAACAGCCCTGAAGAATACCTTTTTGTTGAACAGTTCTGTTCCTCGCCTTACATCACGAAAATAACCCGGGAAGAAGTGATGAAGGAGTATATTTTTCTCAATGAGCTCGTGCAGGAAGGAATAGCCAGTGGAGTTCTTAAGGATTATACGCCGGAATTGACCATGACGATTTTTTTCCACGGCACGAAGGCGTTGGTGAACTTGATCCTTGATCCAAATGTTTCTCTGGATGCCGAGGAACTTATCGAAAATGGGTTTCGGATTATCTGGAATGGTTTGACCGGCAAATAA
- a CDS encoding aldo/keto reductase: MLYRKMPKNEDELSILGFGCMRLPTKEDRTIDEERARKQVRYAIDHGVNYIDTAWPYHMGESEPFVGRALADGYREKVKLATKLPSWMVESREDMDKFLNAQLEKLCTDHIDYYLIHSLVGETWTKLETLGVIDFFDKARADGRIINAGFSFHGSREDFRKIVDGYDWDFCQIQYNFLDEKNQAGTEGLEYAASKGLGVIIMEPLRGGKLASPVPPAVEDIWNESPVKRTAAEWGLRWVWNHPEVTVVLSGMNEETHIEENLAVADKAYPNSLTEAELQLVKKVEQKYRELMKAGCTGCRYCMPCPEGVDIPACFNAYNNLHMFGNADEAKFMYAVGLSGALSGGKPGFASQCVQCGQCLEKCPQHLDIPTILESVSEELEGPDMEKRVAMAKQMFTKK; the protein is encoded by the coding sequence ATGCTGTATAGAAAAATGCCCAAAAACGAAGACGAGCTTTCAATACTGGGATTCGGATGCATGCGTCTCCCTACAAAAGAGGATAGGACGATAGATGAAGAAAGAGCCAGAAAGCAGGTCCGTTATGCAATCGATCACGGAGTTAACTACATAGACACAGCCTGGCCGTACCACATGGGAGAAAGTGAGCCTTTCGTGGGAAGAGCTCTTGCTGACGGGTACAGGGAAAAGGTCAAACTCGCAACAAAACTGCCTTCCTGGATGGTCGAAAGCCGCGAGGATATGGATAAATTCCTGAACGCACAGCTTGAAAAGCTCTGCACAGACCACATCGATTATTACCTTATCCACAGCCTGGTTGGTGAGACATGGACTAAGCTGGAAACGCTCGGTGTAATAGATTTTTTTGACAAAGCCAGAGCTGACGGCCGGATCATCAACGCTGGTTTTTCCTTCCACGGTTCGAGAGAAGACTTCAGGAAAATAGTGGATGGATACGACTGGGACTTTTGCCAGATCCAGTACAATTTCCTGGACGAAAAGAACCAGGCAGGCACAGAAGGACTTGAATATGCCGCTTCAAAGGGTCTTGGAGTTATTATTATGGAACCTTTGCGAGGAGGAAAACTCGCCAGCCCCGTGCCACCTGCTGTTGAAGATATCTGGAATGAGAGTCCGGTAAAGCGGACAGCTGCAGAATGGGGACTTCGCTGGGTCTGGAACCATCCTGAGGTTACGGTCGTACTTTCCGGCATGAACGAGGAAACCCACATTGAAGAGAACCTTGCGGTAGCAGATAAAGCATACCCAAATTCTCTAACTGAAGCTGAACTGCAACTGGTAAAGAAAGTAGAGCAGAAGTACCGTGAACTCATGAAAGCAGGTTGCACCGGATGCCGCTATTGTATGCCCTGCCCGGAAGGGGTGGACATTCCTGCCTGTTTCAATGCATACAACAACCTGCATATGTTCGGCAATGCAGACGAGGCGAAGTTCATGTATGCAGTAGGGTTGAGTGGTGCCCTATCCGGAGGAAAGCCCGGATTTGCTTCCCAGTGCGTGCAGTGCGGGCAGTGTCTTGAAAAATGTCCCCAGCACCTTGATATACCAACGATTCTTGAATCCGTTTCAGAAGAACTTGAAGGGCCTGATATGGAGAAGAGGGTTGCCATGGCAAAACAGATGTTCACGAAAAAGTAA
- a CDS encoding aldo/keto reductase gives MLYRKIPGNGNELSILGFGCMRLPIKEGKIDEERARQQLRYAIDHGVNYIDTAWPYHMGESEPFVGRALADGYRKKVKLATKLPSWTVKSHEDMDRILNSQLERLRTDHIDYYLVHGLVGTLWDKMEKLEVLNFLEKARADGRIINAGFSFHGSIDDFRRIVDAYPWTFCQIQYNFLDEKNQAGTEGLEYAASKGLGVIIMEPLRGGKLTHPIPPAVQEIWNEALVKRTPAEWALRWIWNHPEVTVVLSGMNEESHIEENLKIADEAYPNSLKKDELQLVKKVEHKYRELMKTGCTGCRYCTPCPSGVDIPACFEIYDNFYLSGNEKEAKLMYAAKPGGIIRGDITGYASQCVQCGECLEKCPQHLDIPSLLEAVVEEFEGKNFKGWRVMAKKAFGKE, from the coding sequence ATGCTGTACAGGAAAATCCCAGGGAACGGAAACGAACTTTCGATACTCGGGTTCGGATGCATGCGTCTTCCTATTAAAGAAGGAAAAATAGACGAAGAAAGAGCCAGACAGCAGCTGCGCTATGCAATCGATCACGGAGTAAACTACATAGACACAGCATGGCCGTACCACATGGGAGAAAGTGAGCCTTTTGTGGGAAGAGCTCTTGCTGATGGGTACAGGAAAAAGGTCAAACTCGCAACAAAACTTCCCTCCTGGACCGTGAAAAGCCACGAAGATATGGACAGGATACTCAATTCCCAGCTTGAAAGACTCAGGACAGACCATATAGATTATTATCTGGTCCACGGGCTCGTTGGGACTTTATGGGATAAAATGGAAAAGCTCGAGGTTCTGAACTTCCTTGAGAAAGCCAGAGCTGACGGGCGCATTATCAACGCAGGCTTTTCCTTCCACGGGTCAATTGACGATTTTAGGCGAATTGTGGACGCATATCCCTGGACCTTCTGCCAGATCCAGTACAATTTCCTGGATGAAAAAAACCAGGCAGGCACAGAAGGACTTGAATATGCAGCTTCAAAGGGGCTGGGCGTTATCATCATGGAACCTCTGCGCGGAGGCAAACTGACACACCCCATACCTCCCGCAGTCCAGGAGATCTGGAACGAAGCCCTCGTAAAACGCACACCTGCAGAGTGGGCTCTCCGCTGGATCTGGAACCATCCCGAGGTTACGGTTGTGCTTTCAGGCATGAACGAAGAGTCTCATATAGAAGAAAACCTGAAAATTGCAGATGAAGCCTATCCGAATTCCCTGAAAAAGGACGAACTTCAGCTCGTAAAGAAAGTGGAACATAAATACAGGGAACTTATGAAAACTGGCTGTACAGGCTGCAGGTATTGCACACCCTGTCCTTCAGGAGTGGACATTCCTGCCTGTTTTGAAATTTACGATAACTTTTACCTCTCAGGGAATGAAAAAGAAGCAAAACTTATGTATGCGGCAAAACCCGGAGGAATAATAAGAGGCGACATCACGGGATATGCTTCCCAGTGCGTGCAGTGCGGAGAATGCCTTGAAAAATGCCCACAGCATCTGGATATACCGTCCCTGCTTGAAGCCGTTGTGGAAGAATTTGAGGGAAAAAACTTCAAGGGATGGAGAGTCATGGCGAAAAAGGCTTTTGGAAAAGAGTAA
- a CDS encoding sensor histidine kinase: MSKWDKDLILEYRILTKSGNVRWIDEKILILPEKEGTIMSYSNAVFDINDGIKSNESIRHKLEIEEILLEISNMFIVPANIEKDINVALEKIGLLCGAGRSYIFLVRENGTTVDNTHEWCAKGVEPQINNLQNISCDVFFWWMEKLYSDEIIHITNVSALPPEAEAEKELLESQGIKSLIVLPLYVSGKIAGFVGMDNVINTGSWGKDDISILRIAVNLIGMGIQRKMAEKAIHAGEEIYRSMFQNAANLILLVDKKGIVVDCNSRVEELLGYTKDELTGQPINSIIFSDYLTKLQEASEEIDNRGFSFNKEYRMARKDGKPVDVNVNSSGLKDENGDHVQTIYIVEDITERKKAEKMLKESESRYRSLFQNNGAVTMLIDPDTGDVLDANPAACSYYGYTRKQMSSLNIASINLLPKEQILESLEQAKSRDMNHLYFTHRLANGVLRDVENYSYPILIDGKKLLYTIISDITDTKKMQNELVRAKMEADVSNQAKSEFLASMSHELRTPMNSIIGFSDMLLTQNFGPLNQKQLKYVSNISVSGGHLLKLINDVLDLSKVEAGKMELNIEKFSISSLVSEVQTLLTPLASKKSIQILSTVDEELATIKADKTKFKQILYNLMDNAIKFTPEGGHVTVDARVRENGAKITIKDTGAGISEEEAQKVFQPFTQLGNSEYGKQVGTGLGLSLVKKFVEMHAGRIWIESEFGKGSKFIFTIPLNPNN; this comes from the coding sequence ATGAGTAAATGGGATAAAGACCTTATTCTTGAGTACAGGATACTAACAAAGTCAGGAAACGTCCGCTGGATCGATGAGAAAATTCTAATACTGCCTGAAAAGGAGGGGACTATCATGAGCTATTCAAATGCAGTTTTTGATATTAATGACGGAATAAAGTCAAATGAATCAATCAGGCACAAACTGGAAATCGAGGAAATATTACTCGAAATTTCCAACATGTTCATCGTTCCCGCCAACATTGAAAAAGATATAAATGTTGCACTCGAAAAGATTGGTCTTCTCTGTGGAGCTGGCAGGAGTTACATCTTTCTGGTTCGAGAAAATGGAACCACAGTAGACAACACGCATGAATGGTGTGCTAAAGGAGTGGAGCCTCAGATAAATAACCTTCAAAATATTTCTTGTGATGTATTTTTCTGGTGGATGGAAAAACTTTATAGTGATGAAATAATCCACATAACCAATGTTTCGGCTCTGCCTCCAGAAGCAGAAGCAGAGAAAGAGTTACTTGAAAGTCAGGGAATCAAATCTCTTATTGTTTTACCTTTATATGTAAGTGGAAAGATTGCAGGCTTCGTGGGAATGGACAACGTGATTAATACCGGGAGCTGGGGAAAAGACGATATATCAATACTCAGGATAGCTGTAAACCTGATTGGTATGGGGATACAGCGCAAGATGGCTGAAAAAGCGATACATGCAGGGGAAGAAATCTACAGATCCATGTTTCAAAATGCTGCCAACCTGATTCTTCTGGTGGACAAAAAAGGGATAGTTGTTGACTGCAATTCTCGGGTAGAAGAGCTCCTGGGCTACACAAAGGATGAACTCACAGGGCAGCCTATAAACAGCATCATATTTTCAGATTACCTTACGAAGCTTCAGGAAGCTTCAGAAGAGATAGATAACAGGGGTTTTTCCTTTAACAAAGAGTACAGGATGGCTCGAAAAGACGGGAAGCCTGTAGATGTCAATGTCAATTCCTCGGGCTTAAAGGACGAAAATGGGGACCATGTTCAGACTATTTACATAGTAGAAGATATTACTGAACGCAAAAAAGCAGAGAAGATGTTAAAGGAAAGTGAAAGCAGATACCGTTCTTTGTTTCAAAATAATGGTGCTGTAACAATGCTGATTGATCCTGATACTGGGGACGTACTTGATGCAAATCCGGCTGCCTGTTCTTACTACGGATACACCAGAAAGCAAATGAGCAGCTTGAACATTGCTAGTATCAATCTACTTCCAAAAGAACAGATCCTGGAATCATTGGAACAGGCAAAGTCAAGGGACATGAATCATTTATATTTCACTCACCGGTTAGCAAACGGAGTGTTACGTGATGTTGAGAATTACAGTTATCCTATTTTGATAGATGGGAAAAAACTCCTGTATACAATCATTTCAGATATAACAGATACAAAAAAAATGCAGAATGAGCTTGTTAGAGCAAAAATGGAAGCTGATGTTTCCAATCAAGCAAAAAGCGAGTTTCTGGCAAGCATGAGCCACGAACTGAGAACACCCATGAATTCGATCATAGGTTTTTCAGATATGCTGCTTACTCAAAACTTTGGCCCTCTTAACCAAAAGCAGCTGAAATATGTCAGTAATATCTCAGTAAGTGGAGGGCATCTTCTGAAGCTGATCAATGATGTACTGGACCTCTCAAAGGTTGAAGCCGGGAAGATGGAACTTAACATAGAGAAGTTTTCCATATCCAGTTTAGTCTCTGAAGTTCAGACTTTATTGACACCTCTTGCCTCAAAGAAAAGTATCCAGATCCTGAGCACGGTTGATGAAGAGCTAGCGACTATAAAGGCTGATAAAACAAAGTTCAAGCAGATATTATACAACCTGATGGATAACGCTATCAAGTTCACACCCGAAGGTGGGCACGTTACTGTTGATGCCAGGGTTAGGGAGAATGGAGCAAAAATTACTATTAAAGATACAGGTGCTGGAATCTCCGAAGAGGAAGCCCAGAAAGTCTTTCAGCCTTTCACACAGCTTGGGAACTCCGAATACGGAAAACAGGTTGGGACAGGACTTGGACTTTCTCTCGTCAAGAAATTTGTAGAGATGCATGCAGGTAGAATCTGGATTGAAAGCGAGTTTGGAAAAGGCAGTAAATTCATTTTTACCATACCTTTAAATCCGAATAATTAA